One Helicoverpa armigera isolate CAAS_96S chromosome 12, ASM3070526v1, whole genome shotgun sequence DNA window includes the following coding sequences:
- the LOC110379331 gene encoding zinc finger protein Elbow — MLTSSNQYLRPDYLSPLPTTLDAKKSPLALLAQTCSAIGADSPNPKLISAAEKASKKYDDKSHIPDNKPSFKPYESCLTAREKTRTPDDRGSVNASSKTPLSSKGSASTTPVQARCSSNQSSSSQRTPPPAHRKTPSEKSDERSSPLHGSPVPAKSNSETISSSSASKLPFTPTSLSSSSDTKEHSSFKPSVPVSSSAFLGGLHHSGFPLPMDLMTSSLMAAQHHALKNGLNPYLAYARMKAPGSDLGICRDPYCTGCSLSSHLLKSAVCPAGCAQCDHAKTPFPLPTGHPAAAAYAHAQLAALAAASQLPYVCSWMAGDSAYCGKRFATSEELLQHLRSHTASGESSPSLSMLSATHPLLQRTYPTPPLSPLTPRFHPYSKPSHLVSSPPLPFPLPPHPSLAAYFPPYPLFGPRPLHP; from the exons ATGCTCACATCAAGCAATCAGTATTTGCGACCGGATTACCTGTCGCCGCTTCCGACAACG CTCGACGCGAAAAAGAGCCCGCTGGCGCTTCTAGCGCAGACCTGCAGCGCTATCGGCGCGGACTCGCCCAACCCCAAGCTGATCTCCGCCGCCGAGAAAGCCAGTAAGAAGTACGATGACAAATCGCATATTCCCGACAACAAACCCAGCTTTAAGCCTTACGAATCGTGCCTAACAGCGAGAGAAAAGACTAGAACGCCGGACGACAGAGGATCTGTCAACGCGTCTTCAAAGACTCCGCTGTCGTCGAAGGGCAGTGCGTCCACCACACCCGTGCAGGCGCGCTGCTCCAGCAACCAGAGCTCCTCATCACAGAGGACGCCTCCGCCCGCTCACCGGAAAACGCCGTCAGAGAAATCTGACGAGAGGTCCAGCCCTCTGCACGGCTCGCCCGTACCGGCCAAATCTAACTCAGAGACGATTAGCAGCTCGTCTGCATCCAAGTTACCGTTCACGCCCACCTCGTTATCGTCCAGCTCAGACACCAAAGAACATTCGAGCTTCAAGCCTAGCGTACCTGTTTCATCTTCCGCCTTCCTCGGCGGACTGCATCATAGTGGATTTCCTTTACCAATGGACTTAATGACCAGTAGCTTGATGGCTGCTCAACACCATGCTTTAAAGAATGGATTAAATCCGTACCTCGCGTACGCTAGAATGAAGGCACCAGGGAGTGATCTAGGCATCTGTAGAGATCCATACTGCACGGGTTGCTCACTTAGCTCACATTTGCTCAAATCAGCCGTGTGCCCAGCGGGGTGTGCTCAATGTGATCACGCTAAAACTCCGTTCCCGTTGCCTACTGGTCACCCAGCGGCGGCGGCGTACGCTCACGCTCAGTTAGCTGCCCTAGCTGCGGCTTCACAGCTGCCGTACGTGTGCAGTTGGATGGCAGGAGACTCTGCTTACTGCGGCAAGCGGTTCGCGACATCAGAGGAGCTTCTGCAGCACCTGCGGTCGCACACGGCTAGTGGCGAGTCGAGCCCGAGCCTGTCGATGCTAAGTGCGACACACCCGCTACTGCAGCGCACGTATCCGACTCCGCCGCTGTCGCCACTGACGCCACGGTTCCACCCGTACAGCAAGCCGTCGCACCTGGTATCATCGCCACCGCTGCCGTTCCCGCTGCCTCCGCATCCATCGCTGGCCGCGTACTTCCCGCCATACCCGCTGTTCGGGCCGCGGCCCCTGCACCCTTGA